Part of the Sulfobacillus acidophilus DSM 10332 genome, CCGCCCATAGGTTTCGGTCTCGGCGACCATTAACTCCTGGTACGGCGTTTTTTCCGCCGCCAGCACCGACTTTAACCGCAATCCCAAACGTAGTGCGTCGGTTTGATTTTCTGTAAACCAGGTGTTCACCCGGCACCCTCCTGCCTCTCTCCAAAATGGTGGGGAATGGGGACTTGTCACCGCACGGGCTAATACCAGAGGGCGACGGCGGCAAACGCACAGCCGATTTGACTAACCCGGTGCTCGACCGCCCGCACGATAACCCGTTCCAACGGCCGGTTACGCTGTACAAAGGCGGCCCGCGCCATTTCTTCGACGGTCCGGGCGGCTTCTTCTTGGGAGCAACGCCCCGAGAACTCCATGATTACCCCATATTCATCCGGCGAACCGATGCCGATGGCAACCGCCGCGGCAATGAGTTCGCCCGGCTCTTCCGACGTAATGGTGCCGTAGGCGATCGGGACCAGGGAACCCGGTGCAATCGCCACTTCCGGGACCTCAATCGCCTGCGGCGGGAGAATCGAGCTGAC contains:
- a CDS encoding arginine decarboxylase (PFAM: Pyruvoyl-dependent arginine decarboxylase (PvlArgDC)~TIGRFAM: arginine decarboxylase, pyruvoyl-dependent~COGs: COG1945 conserved hypothetical protein~HAMAP: Pyruvoyl-dependent arginine decarboxylase~InterPro IPR002724~KEGG: chy:CHY_1622 pyruvoyl-dependent arginine decarboxylase~PFAM: Pyruvoyl-dependent arginine decarboxylase~SPTR: Pyruvoyl-dependent arginine decarboxylase;~TIGRFAM: Pyruvoyl-dependent arginine decarboxylase), whose translation is MLATPKKFTVMAGAAEGPTRLNAFDNALLAAGIGNVNLLRVSSILPPQAIEVPEVAIAPGSLVPIAYGTITSEEPGELIAAAVAIGIGSPDEYGVIMEFSGRCSQEEAARTVEEMARAAFVQRNRPLERVIVRAVEHRVSQIGCAFAAVALWY